In bacterium, one genomic interval encodes:
- the rlmD gene encoding 23S rRNA (uracil(1939)-C(5))-methyltransferase RlmD, with product MAKITKEDHKHTTPPPVRIEKLVPGGSGLGYMDQGVLFVPLTAPGDIVSLREIKKRRGVHFAELDKLVESSAQRREPPCPWFGRCGGCQWMHMDYGSQVRWKEDIFKQAMRGIAHLKDLPSIRVHPSPDEFEYRFRARLQIKGLAVGFFRRGSNSIVPWNRCMLVPEALNSTVTDLRHWLRDNGTHPTLQSCEVALSPVDGSISLNWIIDKLNGNSDTARMIMDDMETMAIRGEVNLAGQAAHDSRGTAIAAKGGSLPLEVEKIRIWASPGTFFQVNPEVNKVLVKSVLTHLQSRDSSSLLDLYCGNGNFSLPAGAAGMKTVGVEASHGALLDARSASAPDNRFIEMDTTRFLEKDFAQSDAVIVDPPRTGLPLEVANLLGAKRFPCLIYVSCEPSTLARDLARLTEAGYVISDIELFDMFPQTFHSEAMVVMRG from the coding sequence ATGGCCAAAATAACGAAGGAAGACCATAAACACACGACACCCCCTCCCGTACGGATCGAAAAGCTTGTTCCAGGGGGCAGCGGTCTAGGCTATATGGATCAAGGTGTCCTGTTCGTTCCCCTCACAGCTCCGGGGGATATTGTCTCTTTGCGGGAGATAAAGAAGCGTCGAGGCGTTCATTTCGCCGAGTTGGATAAACTTGTTGAAAGTTCCGCCCAGCGCAGGGAACCTCCATGTCCGTGGTTCGGGCGGTGTGGCGGGTGTCAGTGGATGCACATGGATTATGGATCCCAGGTCCGCTGGAAAGAGGACATCTTTAAACAGGCCATGAGAGGAATCGCTCACCTTAAAGATCTGCCCTCCATTCGGGTTCATCCATCCCCTGACGAGTTTGAATATCGCTTCCGCGCCCGTTTGCAGATCAAAGGACTTGCTGTCGGGTTCTTCAGGCGGGGTTCCAACAGCATCGTTCCCTGGAATCGATGTATGCTGGTACCCGAAGCTTTAAACTCAACTGTAACGGATCTAAGGCACTGGCTCAGGGACAATGGGACTCACCCGACCCTCCAATCATGTGAAGTTGCCCTGAGTCCCGTAGACGGAAGTATTTCCCTTAACTGGATTATTGACAAATTAAATGGAAATAGTGATACGGCCCGAATGATCATGGATGACATGGAAACTATGGCAATTCGTGGGGAAGTTAACCTGGCAGGCCAGGCTGCCCATGACTCCCGTGGAACAGCGATTGCGGCAAAAGGAGGGAGCCTGCCTCTTGAAGTTGAAAAAATCCGGATATGGGCTTCTCCGGGCACCTTTTTTCAGGTCAATCCGGAGGTTAACAAGGTCCTGGTGAAAAGTGTCCTCACACATCTCCAATCCAGAGACTCAAGTTCTCTGTTGGACCTCTATTGCGGGAACGGTAACTTCAGTCTGCCTGCTGGGGCTGCTGGAATGAAGACCGTTGGTGTGGAAGCCTCTCATGGCGCCTTACTCGACGCCCGGTCAGCATCCGCACCAGACAACCGCTTCATCGAGATGGACACGACGCGCTTTTTGGAAAAGGATTTCGCCCAATCCGATGCCGTAATCGTTGATCCTCCCAGAACAGGACTTCCCCTGGAGGTGGCCAATTTACTGGGCGCTAAACGTTTCCCTTGCCTGATTTATGTTTCCTGCGAACCTTCCACCCTGGCCAGAGACCTTGCCCGTTTGACCGAGGCAGGATACGTTATCAGCGATATAGAACTCTTCGATATGTTTCCCCAGACTTTCCATTCGGAGGCGATGGTTGTGATGAGAGGGTAG
- a CDS encoding DUF3467 domain-containing protein — translation MSEEKKAVIHIDPSEETGRYANAATIMHSPTEFIVDFMMLLPGDRRKVVSRILTSPNHAKQFAVALMENIDKYEATFGEITVPGKEPEFTGTMN, via the coding sequence ATGTCTGAAGAGAAGAAAGCCGTTATTCACATTGACCCATCCGAGGAAACCGGGCGCTACGCCAACGCGGCCACCATTATGCACTCCCCCACCGAGTTCATCGTCGACTTCATGATGCTCCTGCCAGGAGACAGAAGAAAGGTGGTTTCACGGATCCTCACATCCCCCAACCACGCCAAGCAGTTTGCGGTGGCGCTCATGGAGAACATTGACAAGTATGAAGCTACCTTCGGAGAGATAACCGTTCCAGGAAAGGAACCTGAGTTCACGGGGACAATGAACTAA
- a CDS encoding peptidoglycan DD-metalloendopeptidase family protein: MINNPSPKRNIYLLGRGRLKVRYLLLILMGFVVLCVSRPYNPPKEGPGEPAVLEVPVESGILIQEAVLLPPPVTVEEISVRRGDTLYDILKAKGLSDNRIIAISDEKVDGINPSRLVVGRSYRLYVQDGQVTEYQYEPDDERILRIAFDVDPPVLSVEPIPYEVFTAPISGDIRDSLFEAVEAINEKPSLAMDLADLFAWQVDFFRDLRTGDSFTVLVDKYYRDGKFVRYGKILVARFVNNGSTHTAFLFTPEGGREDYFDETGGSLRKQFLKSPLRFRRISSGFSKKRLHPVTGKVMAHFGIDYAAPTGTPIVSIGDGKVLFKKHDAVNGRIIKIRHNGTYSSAYAHMNSFAKGIDKGSRIRQGQVIGYVGRSGRATGPHLHFAMYRNGNYVDPRRINVPRATSIPDRDRTAFDEKIKEIAPLLGGDPGEQVATNEVPTHAQR, translated from the coding sequence ATGATCAACAACCCGTCGCCAAAGCGCAACATCTATCTACTGGGAAGGGGTCGGCTCAAGGTCCGGTACCTTCTGCTGATCCTCATGGGGTTTGTTGTTCTGTGCGTCAGCAGGCCGTATAACCCTCCAAAGGAAGGGCCTGGAGAGCCTGCGGTACTGGAGGTTCCGGTAGAGTCCGGCATCCTGATACAGGAAGCAGTTCTTTTACCTCCGCCGGTCACTGTGGAGGAAATTTCAGTTCGACGTGGAGATACCCTTTACGACATTCTCAAGGCAAAAGGGTTGTCGGATAACCGAATAATCGCCATTTCCGATGAGAAAGTCGATGGTATCAACCCCTCCCGGTTGGTTGTGGGGAGGAGCTACCGGTTGTATGTCCAGGATGGCCAGGTCACAGAATACCAGTATGAACCGGACGACGAGAGGATCCTGCGGATTGCTTTTGATGTTGATCCCCCAGTACTAAGTGTGGAACCAATCCCCTATGAGGTTTTCACCGCCCCCATTTCGGGTGATATCAGGGACTCTCTTTTTGAAGCGGTGGAAGCGATAAATGAAAAACCGTCCCTTGCCATGGATCTGGCTGATCTTTTCGCCTGGCAGGTGGATTTTTTCAGGGATCTGAGGACCGGAGATTCCTTTACGGTCCTGGTTGATAAGTATTACCGTGACGGGAAGTTTGTCCGATACGGGAAAATTCTGGTTGCCCGCTTTGTAAACAACGGAAGCACGCATACCGCTTTTCTCTTCACACCGGAAGGCGGGAGAGAGGATTATTTCGATGAAACCGGCGGGAGTCTCAGAAAACAGTTTCTCAAGTCCCCACTCAGGTTCCGACGTATCAGCTCGGGGTTTTCCAAAAAAAGGCTTCACCCGGTGACGGGAAAAGTGATGGCTCACTTCGGGATCGATTACGCAGCTCCCACGGGTACTCCTATCGTGTCCATCGGTGACGGGAAGGTTCTGTTTAAAAAACATGATGCCGTCAACGGGAGGATCATAAAGATCAGACACAATGGCACCTATTCCTCAGCCTACGCCCACATGAACAGCTTTGCCAAGGGGATCGACAAGGGCAGCCGGATCCGCCAGGGACAGGTCATCGGGTATGTGGGGAGGTCGGGGAGAGCCACCGGACCCCATCTCCATTTCGCTATGTACAGGAACGGCAATTACGTTGACCCGCGGCGTATCAATGTACCCAGAGCAACCAGTATTCCTGACCGGGACCGTACTGCATTCGATGAAAAGATCAAGGAGATCGCACCTCTGCTGGGTGGTGACCCTGGGGAACAGGTTGCAACGAATGAGGTTCCAACCCATGCCCAACGTTAA
- a CDS encoding sigma 54-interacting transcriptional regulator, which translates to MPNVKQILAFDKENLLDILHYLAKEIAEVTDRPEVRLYIEDMRGGALNCLYTPEGELERKGARIPIQRRDNTLVKSYLESKILDGIVLGAGTDDLHREWYARKKLVSSAIFPLLDAGRSVGVLSVDSSRDFGEVLTNRQREEIRLFLGIIMPTLARAHRFNQKMMLNRHLDRLRKRDAARVLLQGGFEMDLSLDISSVLVSAVSPIPEVLRSEHGGYMEVLAAASKSSSDLQIYETLERISIEEGKSLLSRLVMQDGDRIIRREGTASVLFLKDILTEEFERWEVFNKLALKTLLMIPVEDENGEVICVVNYFTKRPHRYSESEIKLLTGHARTLSEGISDVVVEHFEIRVLSEIEQLLAEDTELPVFLGKVVSRAVELAGADSGSLALVRERDHQRWLVVEDEDGQIVGARSHVWRKGRIPLLRVGGEELPPEHRSLTGYVAFTGKPYMCADTEAEIARGGFYRDLAPDIRSELAVPIMTGDNVIGVINLDSHKKNYFGTEHQGILQLISRLISSRIGDYLKIAELRDKVERLHKEVSYKDPGISSYLLGNIIGKSPSSLRLVERISRLTVPLTNRLVNWKRGGEKELDLGLPTLLITGETGVGKEFVFNNLYSLINQKYREDGRVSGELSLRKTNIAAFTGELTYTELFGHRRGSYTGAHADRVGILEEADGGVVFLDEIGDADLKTQVQLLRFLDSGDFSRLGESRMRRSRVIFVAATNKDLAKEISRGAFREDLYHRLSEMTLRVPPLRERREDIPDLAKHFLGRLHVTYGLAGKVPVLTGEAEAYLKELGYPGNIRQLITVLQGALFESSGSIIGREEIGRFLALGREEEKEDTEGFAGIYGRIRQGEGDFWDLVHGPFMERDLTRQTVLEIYRMAHDDGNGVRGAARLLRALPEGGVGEEAALTRFRNFMYKTVGLGKKEEGGGVR; encoded by the coding sequence ATGCCCAACGTTAAACAGATCCTGGCTTTCGACAAGGAGAATCTGCTTGATATCCTCCACTATCTCGCCAAAGAGATAGCCGAGGTTACCGATCGGCCAGAGGTCAGGCTCTACATCGAGGACATGCGGGGCGGGGCCCTTAACTGTCTTTACACTCCTGAAGGAGAGTTGGAGAGGAAAGGAGCCCGGATCCCGATCCAGAGGCGGGATAACACCCTGGTCAAGTCCTATCTCGAGTCCAAAATACTGGATGGTATCGTCCTTGGGGCCGGCACCGATGACCTTCATAGGGAATGGTATGCCAGGAAAAAACTGGTCAGTTCGGCTATCTTCCCTCTTCTTGACGCCGGTCGTTCCGTAGGTGTCCTGAGCGTGGATTCATCCCGCGATTTCGGGGAGGTTCTCACCAATCGTCAACGGGAAGAGATTCGCCTGTTTTTAGGCATCATCATGCCCACCCTGGCCAGGGCCCACCGTTTTAACCAGAAGATGATGCTCAACAGACACCTGGACCGCCTGAGAAAAAGAGACGCGGCCAGGGTCCTGCTGCAGGGGGGGTTCGAAATGGATCTCTCTTTGGATATCTCTTCAGTTCTGGTCTCGGCTGTATCACCAATCCCGGAAGTGCTCAGGAGTGAGCACGGGGGTTATATGGAGGTGCTGGCGGCAGCATCTAAAAGTTCCTCAGATCTGCAGATCTACGAGACCCTTGAAAGGATCAGCATCGAGGAGGGCAAGAGTCTGCTGTCGAGGCTTGTCATGCAGGATGGGGACCGGATAATAAGGCGAGAGGGGACTGCATCAGTTCTGTTTTTAAAGGACATCCTCACTGAGGAGTTCGAACGATGGGAAGTATTCAATAAACTGGCCCTTAAAACCCTCCTCATGATCCCCGTGGAAGATGAGAATGGGGAAGTAATCTGCGTAGTGAACTATTTTACCAAGCGTCCCCACCGGTATTCGGAATCTGAAATCAAGCTCCTGACTGGTCACGCTCGTACCTTGAGTGAAGGTATAAGCGATGTGGTTGTGGAGCATTTCGAAATAAGGGTTCTTTCTGAGATAGAGCAGCTTCTTGCGGAAGATACCGAACTTCCCGTGTTCCTTGGAAAGGTTGTGTCCCGAGCGGTTGAACTTGCGGGAGCCGATTCCGGATCCCTTGCCCTTGTAAGGGAACGGGATCACCAACGGTGGCTGGTCGTCGAGGACGAGGATGGCCAGATTGTGGGCGCCAGATCCCATGTCTGGAGGAAAGGCAGGATCCCCCTTCTCAGGGTTGGCGGTGAAGAGCTGCCGCCGGAACATCGGTCACTCACCGGTTACGTAGCGTTCACTGGTAAGCCCTACATGTGTGCAGACACGGAGGCGGAGATCGCCCGGGGAGGGTTTTACAGGGACCTGGCCCCGGATATCCGGTCGGAGCTGGCCGTTCCCATCATGACAGGGGATAACGTTATCGGTGTCATCAACCTCGATAGCCACAAGAAAAACTACTTTGGAACGGAGCACCAGGGCATTCTTCAGCTCATTTCCCGCCTCATATCAAGCCGTATAGGCGATTACCTTAAAATAGCTGAATTAAGGGACAAAGTGGAAAGGCTGCACAAGGAAGTTTCCTATAAAGATCCGGGTATCAGTTCCTACCTCCTGGGCAACATTATTGGAAAAAGTCCTTCATCCCTCAGGCTTGTGGAGCGGATCAGTCGTTTGACCGTGCCCCTGACCAACCGGCTGGTAAACTGGAAACGAGGTGGTGAAAAAGAGTTGGACCTGGGTCTGCCCACCCTTCTCATCACCGGGGAAACTGGAGTGGGAAAAGAGTTTGTCTTTAACAACCTGTACAGCCTTATCAACCAGAAGTACCGGGAGGACGGAAGAGTTTCAGGTGAGCTTTCTCTCCGAAAGACAAACATTGCGGCCTTTACCGGAGAACTTACCTACACCGAGTTGTTCGGCCACCGGAGAGGGTCCTACACGGGGGCCCATGCTGACAGGGTGGGCATACTCGAAGAGGCGGATGGTGGTGTCGTATTTCTGGATGAGATAGGGGATGCTGACCTTAAGACCCAGGTCCAGCTTCTTCGCTTTCTGGATTCGGGCGATTTTTCCAGGTTGGGGGAGAGCCGTATGCGCCGGAGCCGGGTCATTTTTGTAGCAGCAACCAACAAGGATCTGGCAAAGGAGATCTCCCGCGGAGCGTTCAGGGAGGACCTTTATCACCGTCTCAGCGAAATGACGCTCCGGGTACCACCACTTCGTGAAAGAAGAGAGGATATCCCGGATCTTGCCAAACACTTCCTCGGTCGGCTTCACGTTACCTACGGTCTGGCAGGAAAGGTTCCCGTTCTCACGGGGGAGGCAGAGGCATACCTCAAGGAACTGGGATATCCCGGCAATATAAGGCAGTTGATAACTGTTCTCCAGGGAGCCCTTTTCGAAAGCTCCGGAAGTATAATAGGCCGGGAGGAGATAGGTCGTTTTCTGGCTCTTGGACGGGAGGAAGAAAAAGAAGATACAGAGGGGTTTGCGGGAATTTATGGTCGTATCCGCCAGGGAGAGGGAGACTTCTGGGACCTGGTGCACGGTCCCTTCATGGAACGGGATCTGACCCGCCAGACAGTGCTTGAAATTTACAGGATGGCCCATGATGATGGTAATGGTGTTAGGGGCGCTGCCAGACTGCTGCGTGCGCTGCCGGAGGGTGGGGTGGGGGAGGAAGCTGCCCTGACTCGATTCAGAAATTTCATGTATAAAACTGTCGGCCTGGGTAAAAAAGAAGAGGGGGGCGGCGTGCGATAA
- a CDS encoding diguanylate cyclase, whose amino-acid sequence MSEHLNDSEGLRALCILEWCKRTDSILKHLKENRVQYKLIHTIPFEGVELRDQEWDLILIDADMDGVDIIQFLEQCRSTQNSVPVVAFHNGARGSRDTALVRMGAFDALPKDIDRWNAEVYLDRAIAQAFQARELVSLSRTDYVTGLYNQRFLYESLKSEIRRVSRNFKDLTVALLDLDNFKSFNDTYGHLKGDKALAGIAEIIRNSIREGVDSAYRYGGDEFMIILPETNLDQAVQTVDRLLGNLAEATPWLLTFSVGLSLLSDCENIECLIRCADKSMYRAKSSGGNRVIRVACGGAAQVQSEPREEEQ is encoded by the coding sequence ATGTCAGAACATTTAAACGACTCCGAAGGGCTAAGGGCTCTGTGTATCCTTGAGTGGTGTAAGCGCACAGACTCCATCCTGAAACACCTCAAGGAGAACCGGGTTCAATACAAATTAATCCACACCATACCTTTCGAAGGTGTGGAGCTGAGGGACCAGGAGTGGGACCTCATCCTCATCGACGCGGACATGGACGGGGTCGATATCATCCAGTTCCTGGAGCAGTGCCGATCCACCCAGAACTCCGTTCCTGTCGTCGCCTTTCATAATGGAGCGCGCGGCAGCCGTGATACTGCTCTGGTCAGGATGGGCGCTTTTGATGCCCTTCCCAAGGATATTGACCGGTGGAATGCCGAAGTATACCTTGACCGTGCCATCGCCCAGGCCTTTCAGGCCAGGGAACTGGTTTCCCTTTCCCGAACCGATTACGTTACCGGACTTTATAATCAGCGGTTTCTTTACGAAAGCCTCAAAAGTGAGATCCGCAGGGTTTCCAGAAATTTCAAAGACCTCACCGTTGCCCTTCTGGATCTGGACAATTTTAAGAGTTTTAACGACACCTATGGGCATCTCAAGGGGGACAAAGCCCTGGCCGGCATTGCCGAAATTATCCGCAATTCCATCCGCGAAGGAGTGGACAGTGCCTACAGGTACGGGGGTGACGAGTTCATGATCATACTGCCGGAGACCAACCTGGATCAGGCAGTCCAGACGGTGGACAGACTCCTTGGCAACTTGGCGGAAGCGACCCCCTGGCTTCTGACCTTTAGCGTCGGCCTGTCACTTCTGTCTGACTGCGAAAACATAGAATGTCTCATCCGCTGTGCGGATAAATCCATGTACCGCGCCAAATCCAGCGGTGGCAATAGGGTGATAAGGGTTGCATGTGGAGGAGCGGCTCAGGTGCAGTCGGAACCCCGGGAGGAAGAACAGTGA
- a CDS encoding permease, producing MTSTKKRDKGMLYATLIFAVLALVLLSIGYFRGEGQHITGLRAGFTILIQILPLLMLAFIVAGMVQVLIPKEVIGQWVGAESGWKGILIGTGAGALTPGGPFVSMPMVAGFFKAGAGYGTMVAYITAWSLLSVARLPIEVGILGWRFTVIRIACTWFMAPLAGFIANTFFKV from the coding sequence TTGACATCAACCAAAAAGAGGGACAAAGGTATGCTCTACGCGACCCTTATCTTCGCCGTACTGGCGTTGGTGCTCCTGTCCATCGGGTACTTCCGGGGGGAGGGGCAGCACATTACCGGCCTCAGGGCCGGTTTCACGATCCTCATCCAGATCCTGCCCCTGTTGATGCTGGCGTTCATCGTAGCAGGAATGGTGCAGGTGCTCATACCCAAGGAGGTCATCGGTCAGTGGGTGGGAGCCGAATCGGGGTGGAAAGGGATCCTCATCGGTACCGGCGCGGGGGCTCTTACCCCGGGTGGTCCCTTCGTCTCCATGCCCATGGTGGCCGGTTTTTTCAAGGCCGGCGCAGGTTACGGGACCATGGTGGCCTACATCACCGCCTGGTCCCTGCTCTCGGTAGCTCGTCTTCCCATAGAAGTGGGTATTCTGGGATGGCGTTTCACCGTTATCCGCATAGCATGTACATGGTTTATGGCGCCACTCGCCGGGTTCATAGCGAACACGTTCTTCAAGGTCTGA
- a CDS encoding SurA N-terminal domain-containing protein yields the protein MLEYMRKNVGSWVIKFMLFGIAIVFSFWGVGSYSNKDTNTVMTIDEMRVPYNEYRNIYNTLFESYREVYENLDSATLDFLDIKKQAIDTLTERYLLYEAARRMNLNVSSSEIAAQIASDLTLQENGAFSPQKYQLFLDLNRVTAETYEASIERDLLLSKAMELIKVSAVITPQEVQDNLQLFTRKAVVKVIQLGPNDFLRSVPTSSEDQLLDFFEENLESYRIPETFKHTIAVIDPPLLEDQIQVTMEEMEVWYEDREPEYTLPAAYRLKHILFSLPQEASAQTISEIRVKAEDVVRMIREGEISFEKAVEKYSDDTRSLAKNGDIGFLEENELDRPVRITAQELDLDEISDPIPTARGFEIISVTEAREEQLVPFSQVRDDIEKQIKREKVFELAYDLADDLLDEVQASARPLEELARDKGLMTITTPLFTRDSALETMELPEDLLQAVFDTEEEEVGDIYERDGKLYLFQTIEKNDSYLPEIDEVREQVAGGLLIKQAMGIALEKARELLAAYEGGRSINSLAASVNKRVVTTEPFTIMETSLSGINDAKKIIQTAFALSEPGRAAVAGGTQSHYLIVLDSFVESSEEELNENRTMIEGALRYQREQDILKGYVQALKEEMGDKIVVHEEML from the coding sequence ATGCTCGAGTATATGAGGAAAAATGTCGGTTCGTGGGTGATCAAGTTTATGCTTTTCGGTATCGCCATCGTTTTTTCTTTTTGGGGTGTGGGTTCCTATTCGAACAAGGACACTAATACCGTCATGACAATAGACGAGATGAGAGTCCCTTACAACGAATACAGGAATATATACAACACTCTCTTTGAATCCTACCGGGAAGTATATGAGAATCTGGATTCGGCAACTCTTGATTTTCTCGATATCAAAAAACAGGCCATCGATACCCTGACCGAAAGATACCTGCTGTATGAGGCTGCCCGACGAATGAACCTGAATGTCTCTAGTTCCGAAATCGCCGCACAGATCGCCAGTGACTTAACTTTGCAGGAAAACGGAGCTTTTTCACCCCAGAAGTATCAGCTCTTTCTGGATCTGAACCGAGTGACTGCTGAAACATATGAGGCTTCCATTGAACGCGACCTTCTCCTCTCCAAGGCAATGGAACTCATCAAGGTGTCTGCAGTGATCACTCCCCAGGAGGTACAGGATAATCTTCAGCTTTTTACCCGGAAAGCTGTCGTAAAGGTTATCCAACTGGGTCCCAACGATTTCCTGCGCAGCGTCCCCACATCCAGTGAAGATCAGCTGCTGGACTTCTTCGAAGAAAACCTGGAGAGCTACAGGATTCCTGAAACATTCAAGCACACCATCGCTGTGATCGACCCTCCCTTGCTGGAAGACCAGATCCAGGTGACCATGGAAGAGATGGAGGTCTGGTATGAAGACCGGGAGCCAGAGTACACCCTGCCTGCGGCCTACCGCCTCAAACACATTCTATTTTCTCTTCCCCAGGAGGCCTCTGCCCAGACCATCAGTGAGATCAGGGTCAAGGCCGAAGATGTTGTTCGAATGATCCGGGAAGGTGAGATATCCTTTGAAAAGGCGGTGGAGAAATATTCCGATGACACCAGAAGCCTCGCCAAAAACGGGGACATTGGTTTTCTGGAAGAGAATGAGCTGGACAGACCTGTCCGGATCACGGCACAGGAGCTTGACCTGGATGAGATCAGCGATCCAATACCTACGGCAAGGGGTTTCGAGATCATTAGCGTGACCGAAGCAAGGGAGGAGCAGCTGGTACCTTTCTCACAGGTACGTGATGATATTGAAAAGCAGATAAAACGTGAAAAGGTTTTCGAACTGGCTTACGACCTGGCTGACGATCTGCTTGATGAAGTTCAGGCTTCTGCCCGTCCCCTGGAAGAACTGGCCAGAGACAAGGGCCTTATGACGATCACAACCCCTCTTTTTACCCGAGACTCGGCCCTGGAGACCATGGAGCTGCCGGAGGATCTTCTCCAGGCTGTTTTTGACACCGAGGAAGAGGAGGTCGGTGACATCTACGAGAGGGACGGTAAACTCTATCTTTTCCAGACGATTGAGAAAAACGATTCCTACCTTCCGGAAATAGATGAAGTCCGTGAACAGGTGGCAGGCGGCCTGTTGATCAAACAAGCCATGGGAATTGCTCTTGAAAAGGCCAGGGAGTTGCTTGCTGCTTATGAAGGTGGACGATCCATCAACTCACTGGCTGCATCAGTCAACAAGAGAGTCGTAACTACAGAGCCGTTCACCATCATGGAAACTTCCCTGTCCGGGATCAACGATGCCAAGAAGATCATCCAGACTGCCTTTGCCCTTTCCGAGCCCGGCCGGGCAGCAGTAGCCGGCGGTACACAGTCCCATTATCTAATTGTACTGGACAGCTTCGTGGAATCGAGTGAAGAAGAGTTGAACGAGAACCGTACAATGATTGAAGGTGCCCTCAGGTACCAGAGAGAACAGGATATTCTCAAAGGATACGTCCAGGCTCTCAAGGAAGAGATGGGAGATAAGATCGTAGTGCATGAGGAAATGCTGTAA
- a CDS encoding rod shape-determining protein — MFWNNILGLMSNDLAIDLGTANTLIFVKGKGIVTDEPSVVAVQKDSRGNSHVLAVGREAKQMLGRTPGSIVAIRPMKDGVIADFEVAEAMLRYFIQKVHNRSRLIRPRIIIGVPSGITQVEKRAIRESATEAGAREVYLIEEPMAAAIGAGLPISEATGNMIVDIGGGTTEVAVISLHDIVLSISVKVGGDKMDESIVNYIKKKYSLLIGERTAEQIKISVGSAFPPKDVETMEVKGRDLIGGVPKTLEVNNKEIFEALEEPVGQIVEAIRNALERTPPELAADIVDKGIVLAGGGSLLKGLDVRLREETNLPIIISEDSLTCVVKGAGMALSELKLLKQISLRD, encoded by the coding sequence ATGTTTTGGAACAACATCCTCGGGTTAATGTCAAACGATCTGGCTATCGATCTCGGTACCGCCAACACTCTCATCTTCGTCAAGGGAAAAGGTATTGTCACTGACGAGCCTTCCGTTGTTGCTGTCCAGAAGGACAGCAGAGGGAATTCCCATGTCCTGGCAGTAGGTCGTGAAGCCAAGCAGATGCTTGGTCGAACGCCCGGCAGCATCGTTGCCATAAGGCCTATGAAAGACGGTGTCATTGCCGATTTCGAAGTGGCAGAGGCGATGCTCAGGTACTTTATTCAGAAAGTTCACAACAGAAGCCGTCTCATCAGGCCCAGGATAATTATAGGTGTGCCGTCAGGCATTACCCAGGTTGAGAAAAGGGCCATCAGGGAATCTGCCACGGAGGCGGGAGCCAGAGAGGTCTACCTTATCGAAGAACCGATGGCGGCGGCCATCGGTGCGGGCCTTCCCATCTCTGAGGCAACTGGAAACATGATCGTTGATATCGGCGGCGGGACGACGGAGGTCGCGGTAATCTCTCTTCACGATATCGTTCTATCTATCTCGGTAAAGGTTGGTGGTGACAAGATGGACGAGTCCATCGTCAACTATATCAAGAAAAAGTACAGCCTCCTGATCGGAGAGAGAACGGCGGAACAGATCAAGATATCTGTGGGTTCCGCTTTCCCTCCCAAGGATGTGGAGACCATGGAGGTCAAGGGCCGTGATCTCATTGGAGGAGTTCCGAAAACCCTCGAGGTCAACAACAAGGAGATCTTTGAAGCCCTGGAGGAACCGGTGGGCCAGATCGTTGAGGCGATCAGAAACGCACTTGAGCGAACACCTCCGGAACTCGCGGCAGATATCGTGGACAAAGGGATAGTCCTGGCGGGCGGGGGTTCCCTGCTTAAAGGGCTTGATGTCCGGCTAAGGGAGGAGACCAACCTTCCCATTATCATTTCCGAGGATTCCCTTACCTGTGTTGTTAAAGGCGCAGGCATGGCTCTGAGCGAACTGAAACTCCTCAAACAGATTTCCCTCAGGGACTAG